The Abyssicoccus albus genome includes a region encoding these proteins:
- the pxpB gene encoding 5-oxoprolinase subunit PxpB, whose amino-acid sequence METFKITENCLCLIFGESIDEEVNRKIVNLKNKIDDMQIDGIYEVVISYNRLYIYFNDDILTHDGLIDVVNTVNIEEDDVRMQRTIVIPVCYEAPHALDIDELARDNDLTVEEVIKLHTERKYLVYMLGFMPGFPFLGGLDDRLMKPRKQTPRKEIPAGSVGIAGGQTGMYPYKSPGGWNIIGRTPLILFEFDREPEVYYEPGDYIQFKSITAQEFDEIQQRVLQKEYDVEVLEGDE is encoded by the coding sequence ATGGAGACATTTAAAATTACTGAGAATTGTCTATGCTTAATCTTTGGTGAATCGATTGATGAAGAAGTGAATCGTAAAATTGTCAATTTAAAGAATAAGATTGATGATATGCAGATTGATGGGATATATGAAGTTGTTATCTCATACAATCGACTGTATATTTATTTCAATGATGATATATTGACGCACGATGGGTTAATTGACGTAGTGAACACTGTGAATATTGAGGAAGATGATGTGCGTATGCAACGGACCATTGTGATACCGGTTTGTTATGAAGCGCCACATGCTTTAGATATCGATGAACTTGCGCGTGATAATGATTTGACCGTTGAAGAGGTGATTAAGTTACATACAGAGCGTAAATATTTAGTGTATATGCTTGGGTTTATGCCGGGATTCCCTTTTTTAGGTGGGTTAGATGATCGATTAATGAAACCGAGGAAACAAACACCACGTAAAGAAATTCCAGCTGGATCTGTTGGTATTGCCGGTGGACAAACAGGTATGTACCCTTATAAGTCTCCTGGAGGATGGAATATTATTGGTAGAACACCATTAATATTATTCGAATTTGATCGTGAGCCTGAAGTGTATTATGAACCTGGTGATTATATTCAGTTCAAATCGATTACTGCTCAGGAATTTGATGAGATTCAACAGCGTGTGCTTCAGAAGGAGTATGACGTTGAAGTATTGGAAGGTGATGAATAA
- a CDS encoding Lmo0850 family protein, with translation MTNRMKVNHIVSMLTEIGVKVSKTKSRVDIRKSIPQMNVEKLKLDRI, from the coding sequence ATGACGAATCGTATGAAAGTAAACCATATCGTATCGATGTTGACAGAGATTGGCGTCAAAGTTTCAAAAACAAAATCACGTGTTGATATTCGTAAATCTATCCCACAAATGAATGTTGAAAAATTGAAATTAGATCGTATTTAA
- the cls gene encoding cardiolipin synthase, whose product MIEFMHSINFTQIFNWILIGLFIINFLLVLSIIFLERRTAMATWAWILVLFFIPIVGFIIYLLFGRTIYKQQIFKNEEFLPIIKKDVETQLEDLKDNSLSFGNPTINRHDQLARLLLNNNNSFITTHNDITLFTDGHNKFSQLKRDIMNAKHHIHVQYYIFKMDELGKSIYELLVEKQRQGVHVRILYDDLGSRTLYYQNFKELIKLGGQVERFFPSWFPIINTRMNHRNHRKIVVIDGIIGYVGGFNVGDEYLGTHKKFGYWRDNHLRITGETVRALQYRFTTDWNSHHKHRKLILDKNYCPEIHHAEHTRNITPIQIGTSGPDEPWEQIKYGYLKMITSAKQSVYIQTPYFIPDQSFLDAIKLVAMSGVEVNIMIPNKPDHPLVYWGTYYNVGELLDTNANIYIYEKGFLHAKTLVIDGEVSSIGTANFDNRSFALNFEINAFVYDKQLAEKTLEAYEEDIKHSTKLTKEIYNERSLIIKCKEAIARLISPVL is encoded by the coding sequence ATGATTGAATTCATGCATTCAATTAACTTCACACAAATATTCAACTGGATCTTAATCGGGCTATTTATCATCAACTTCTTACTCGTATTATCCATTATATTTCTAGAACGTAGAACAGCTATGGCTACGTGGGCATGGATTCTGGTTCTTTTCTTTATCCCTATCGTCGGATTCATCATCTACCTACTCTTCGGACGAACAATATATAAGCAACAAATTTTCAAAAATGAAGAGTTTTTACCCATCATAAAGAAAGACGTTGAAACACAGCTCGAAGATTTGAAAGATAATTCACTGTCATTCGGAAACCCTACGATTAATCGACATGATCAACTCGCTAGACTACTACTCAACAATAATAATTCATTTATTACAACGCATAATGACATCACATTATTTACAGACGGACACAACAAATTCTCTCAACTTAAACGTGATATTATGAATGCAAAACATCATATCCACGTCCAATACTACATATTCAAGATGGACGAACTTGGTAAATCGATTTATGAATTACTCGTTGAAAAGCAACGACAAGGGGTTCATGTTAGAATATTATACGATGATTTAGGCTCAAGAACACTTTACTATCAAAACTTTAAAGAACTCATAAAACTCGGTGGTCAAGTTGAACGGTTCTTCCCTTCATGGTTTCCTATCATTAATACACGGATGAATCATCGAAACCATCGTAAAATTGTTGTTATTGATGGAATCATAGGCTATGTTGGTGGTTTCAATGTTGGTGATGAATATTTAGGAACGCACAAAAAGTTCGGCTATTGGCGAGATAATCATCTAAGAATCACAGGTGAAACAGTACGAGCATTGCAATATCGATTCACAACGGATTGGAACTCACATCATAAGCATAGAAAATTAATCTTGGATAAAAATTATTGTCCAGAAATACATCACGCAGAACACACACGCAACATTACCCCAATTCAAATCGGAACGAGCGGTCCCGACGAACCATGGGAACAAATTAAATACGGTTACTTAAAGATGATTACCAGTGCGAAACAAAGTGTCTATATCCAAACACCATACTTCATCCCAGACCAATCATTTTTAGACGCAATCAAACTTGTCGCGATGAGTGGCGTCGAAGTGAATATCATGATTCCAAACAAACCAGATCATCCACTCGTCTATTGGGGTACTTACTACAATGTTGGAGAATTATTAGACACCAATGCAAATATTTATATCTACGAGAAAGGATTCCTACATGCGAAAACGTTGGTGATTGACGGAGAAGTTTCAAGCATTGGAACAGCGAACTTCGATAACCGTAGCTTTGCACTGAACTTCGAAATTAATGCATTCGTCTATGATAAACAACTTGCAGAAAAAACACTTGAAGCGTATGAAGAAGATATTAAGCATTCAACGAAGCTCACAAAAGAAATATACAATGAACGAAGCTTAATCATTAAGTGCAAAGAAGCCATCGCAAGATTAATATCTCCGGTTTTATAA
- the yidC gene encoding membrane protein insertase YidC, translated as MKKKIFLPFLLLSVAMLLAGCNYENKEDRTGFFYNVFVAPMDSLIHWLGPILGHNYGLTIIVITLVVRLALFPLMMNTYKSQAVMREKMALVKPEMERVQKKVKVATTQEEKMEAQQEMMALYKKHNINPLNMGCLPMLIQMPIVLGLYYALRFPTEGGITEYPNFLWMNLTEPDILITLVAGIAYAVQAWISLQFIPEEQKQQMKIMMLISPIMIMWISFISPSALALYWAVGGIFIVFQTWLGNKFYRSKSTEELAESSEELTQDQAEEIEHRKNTEVRSKKKKKRK; from the coding sequence ATGAAAAAGAAAATATTTTTACCGTTCTTACTGCTCAGTGTCGCGATGCTGTTAGCAGGGTGTAATTACGAAAACAAAGAAGATCGTACAGGTTTCTTCTATAACGTCTTCGTTGCACCGATGGACTCATTGATACATTGGCTCGGACCAATTTTAGGCCATAACTATGGATTGACGATTATTGTGATTACATTAGTCGTTCGTCTTGCACTATTCCCATTAATGATGAACACATACAAGTCACAAGCTGTAATGCGTGAGAAGATGGCTTTAGTTAAGCCTGAAATGGAGCGTGTTCAAAAGAAAGTGAAAGTCGCAACAACGCAAGAAGAGAAAATGGAAGCACAACAAGAGATGATGGCATTATACAAGAAACATAACATCAATCCTTTAAATATGGGTTGTTTACCAATGTTAATTCAAATGCCAATCGTTTTAGGTTTATACTATGCATTAAGGTTCCCAACAGAAGGCGGGATTACAGAGTATCCGAATTTCTTATGGATGAATTTAACGGAACCAGATATTTTAATTACGCTCGTCGCAGGAATTGCATATGCAGTTCAAGCGTGGATTTCATTGCAATTTATCCCTGAAGAACAGAAGCAACAGATGAAAATCATGATGTTAATTTCACCGATTATGATTATGTGGATCTCATTTATATCTCCATCAGCGTTAGCGTTATACTGGGCAGTCGGTGGTATTTTCATCGTCTTCCAAACGTGGTTAGGGAACAAGTTCTATCGTTCTAAGTCAACAGAGGAGTTAGCGGAATCATCAGAAGAATTGACTCAAGATCAAGCTGAAGAGATCGAACATCGTAAGAATACAGAAGTTCGTTCAAAGAAAAAGAAGAAACGTAAATAA
- the thiE gene encoding thiamine phosphate synthase, with translation MIEHNDMSLNKHLRNNRDRFNFSREMLSLYYIQGSNDSAGEPLETIEFALKGGITCFQYREKGTNALEGQEKINFAKRIQSLCHQYEVPFIVNDDVELALHCDADGIHVGQDDTSIEEIYPQFKDKIIGLSVGNKDEYTSSKDVLQYVDYIGTGPVYNTLSKHDAGDSIGTKGIQQMRAIDQRMPMVAIGGIQSNDIQSIIEAGADGVAIISSISRAKDPELATRKLREVLNQVKR, from the coding sequence ATGATAGAGCATAATGATATGAGTCTTAACAAACATCTACGAAATAATCGTGATCGCTTTAACTTTAGTAGAGAAATGCTCTCTTTATACTACATACAAGGATCAAATGATTCGGCAGGTGAGCCGCTAGAGACGATTGAATTCGCTCTTAAAGGTGGAATCACTTGTTTCCAATATCGAGAGAAAGGGACAAATGCTCTAGAAGGACAAGAAAAAATAAACTTCGCTAAACGTATTCAATCGCTCTGTCATCAATATGAAGTACCGTTCATTGTAAATGATGATGTTGAACTCGCATTACATTGTGATGCCGATGGTATTCATGTTGGACAAGATGATACATCGATTGAAGAGATTTATCCACAATTTAAAGATAAGATTATAGGATTGTCTGTGGGGAATAAGGATGAATATACTAGTTCAAAAGATGTATTACAATATGTAGATTACATAGGAACAGGACCAGTATATAATACACTATCTAAACACGATGCAGGTGATTCAATCGGGACTAAAGGAATACAACAGATGAGAGCAATTGATCAACGTATGCCGATGGTGGCCATTGGTGGTATTCAATCTAACGATATTCAGTCCATTATCGAAGCGGGAGCAGATGGAGTCGCTATCATATCAAGTATTAGTCGAGCGAAAGACCCAGAACTTGCAACGCGTAAGTTGAGAGAAGTGTTGAATCAAGTGAAGCGTTAA
- the thiM gene encoding hydroxyethylthiazole kinase gives MNLNTLRQVNPLVVCQTNSVVTHMTANHLIALGASPVMSEAPNEQHEMLQYAHALLINIGTLNDQKLEYMHHAMKVANELEVPIILDPVGAGATSYRTKTVLNMIDKYKIAVLKGNFGEIASLVGASEAMKGVDSQFDGSEDDLIAIAKKAHDMFSCNIVITGERDIIYTSDKYETYTSGTVLFTKMTGAGCVLGSIIGAMYSPMDSFESIKYALFTYHTAGMNAEEIVTLDRPGAFQVELLNQLHHVSDEEVRVLFDDRA, from the coding sequence ATGAATTTAAATACATTAAGACAAGTTAATCCATTAGTCGTATGCCAGACTAATAGTGTCGTCACACACATGACAGCAAATCATTTAATTGCATTGGGCGCATCACCTGTCATGAGTGAAGCACCGAATGAACAACATGAAATGCTCCAATATGCTCATGCATTATTGATTAATATCGGCACTTTAAATGATCAGAAGCTTGAGTATATGCATCATGCAATGAAGGTCGCAAATGAACTAGAAGTTCCGATTATACTAGATCCAGTTGGAGCAGGAGCTACATCGTATAGAACGAAAACGGTTCTTAATATGATAGACAAATATAAAATTGCTGTATTGAAAGGGAACTTTGGTGAAATTGCGTCGCTCGTTGGTGCATCAGAGGCAATGAAAGGTGTAGATTCGCAATTTGATGGTAGTGAAGATGACTTGATTGCCATTGCCAAAAAAGCACATGATATGTTTTCGTGTAACATTGTAATTACGGGTGAACGAGATATTATTTATACATCAGATAAATATGAAACATATACATCTGGCACAGTGCTATTTACGAAAATGACAGGGGCTGGGTGTGTGTTAGGGAGTATCATTGGTGCAATGTATTCACCGATGGATAGTTTTGAATCGATAAAATACGCATTATTCACTTATCATACCGCAGGGATGAATGCCGAAGAGATTGTAACATTGGATAGACCCGGTGCATTTCAAGTTGAACTATTAAATCAATTACACCATGTTTCAGACGAAGAAGTGAGGGTGTTATTCGATGATAGAGCATAA
- the thiD gene encoding bifunctional hydroxymethylpyrimidine kinase/phosphomethylpyrimidine kinase: MNNKLMTTLSIAGTDPTGGAGVSVDMKVFQSRGVYGMGVTTSVIAQNTLGVQQIHHLPLDIIEAQLNSVFDDITPDAIKTGMIATKDMMEVVLPYIQNGDIPYVSDPVMIAKSGDALIEEETVNILVNQLLPNATVVTPNIPEAERITNMKIETLDDIKLCGKRFIEEIGCESVVVKGGHLQGDATDYLFIKGQEMIVLNGERFDTEHTHGTGCTFSSVITSELAKGHNIEDAVRIAKAYIEAAIKHTPELGHGRGPVNHFAYSSNDE; this comes from the coding sequence ATGAACAATAAATTAATGACAACTTTAAGTATTGCAGGAACAGATCCAACGGGTGGTGCAGGTGTATCGGTTGATATGAAAGTATTTCAATCAAGAGGTGTCTATGGGATGGGTGTAACAACGAGTGTCATCGCACAAAATACACTCGGTGTTCAACAAATACACCATTTACCATTAGATATTATAGAAGCACAATTGAACAGTGTCTTTGATGATATTACCCCTGACGCGATTAAGACAGGCATGATTGCAACGAAGGATATGATGGAAGTGGTACTACCTTATATTCAAAATGGTGATATTCCATATGTGTCAGATCCCGTTATGATTGCCAAAAGTGGAGATGCATTAATAGAAGAAGAAACAGTCAACATATTAGTCAATCAATTATTGCCGAATGCAACAGTTGTTACGCCGAACATTCCAGAAGCAGAACGAATTACAAACATGAAGATTGAGACACTTGATGATATTAAATTGTGTGGTAAACGGTTTATTGAAGAGATTGGTTGTGAAAGTGTCGTTGTAAAAGGTGGTCACTTACAAGGAGATGCAACAGACTACTTATTCATTAAAGGTCAAGAAATGATCGTATTAAATGGGGAGCGTTTTGATACAGAACATACACATGGGACAGGTTGTACATTCTCAAGCGTTATTACATCAGAGCTTGCGAAAGGACATAATATTGAAGATGCCGTACGTATTGCGAAAGCTTATATTGAAGCGGCGATCAAACATACACCAGAGTTAGGGCATGGAAGAGGCCCGGTGAATCATTTTGCGTATTCGTCGAATGACGAATAG
- the tenA gene encoding thiaminase II, producing MSQSLSESLKSLASPIINQIYNDDFIQSMLDGSTPKGSIEHYLRADHQYLNEFAKIYALLVPKAHTNEEMNFLLSQIDFVINGEVDAHYFLSEYVGKSYEDIIKGHHHWYPSADHYVKHMYYQVNMREDIAYTVAAMCPCPYVYQQLALKMKEHHSLESNHPMLKWIDFYVEGMDELLEYLFNWIDQSAEMMSQDEVEDVKMNFLQSCEHERKFFNMSYQQEDWMWNNDEQ from the coding sequence ATGTCACAATCATTAAGTGAGTCACTTAAATCATTAGCGAGTCCAATCATCAATCAAATTTATAATGATGACTTTATTCAATCAATGTTAGATGGATCAACACCTAAAGGAAGTATAGAACACTATTTACGTGCTGATCATCAATATTTGAATGAATTCGCTAAAATTTATGCATTATTGGTTCCGAAAGCACATACGAATGAAGAGATGAACTTCTTGTTATCTCAAATAGACTTTGTCATTAATGGTGAAGTGGATGCACATTATTTTTTATCAGAATATGTAGGCAAAAGCTATGAAGATATTATTAAAGGACACCACCATTGGTATCCGAGTGCAGATCATTATGTGAAACATATGTATTATCAAGTCAATATGAGAGAAGATATTGCTTACACGGTTGCTGCCATGTGTCCTTGCCCATATGTATATCAACAACTTGCATTAAAGATGAAAGAACACCATTCATTAGAAAGCAATCATCCGATGTTAAAGTGGATTGATTTCTATGTCGAAGGTATGGATGAACTGTTAGAGTATTTATTTAATTGGATTGACCAAAGTGCTGAGATGATGTCACAAGATGAAGTAGAAGATGTAAAGATGAATTTCCTACAAAGTTGTGAGCATGAACGTAAGTTCTTTAATATGAGTTATCAACAAGAAGATTGGATGTGGAATAACGATGAACAATAA
- a CDS encoding 3D domain-containing protein yields the protein MKKQALTLGTAALLSTGITASVNADTQHTVQKGDTLSELALNYNTTVDALKSLNNLSSELILVDQKLVVDKEDSEAVKYHDIQKGDTLFLIGKQYGKTVQQLKALNDLESDLIIAGEKLIVDKKESANSVVQKPVQQKVHQPAAPQVAKPAAQKEIKAEKVEEKQEIKQQAQNNAQAAEKAEQQKQQAERVAAQKAAEQKAAEQKAAEQKAAEQKATAERQAQAEARQAQQEKIAAQKAAEQKAAEKRAQAQKAQQQRAKAQQVSNGRTIRVSATHYTAGCAGCSGITATGIDVRNSIYAGGKRVIAVDPRVIPLGSTVQVTTPYGSFTAIAGDTGGAIKGNIIDILVGSKGEAYSKGRTSATVTILN from the coding sequence ATGAAGAAACAAGCATTAACATTAGGTACAGCAGCATTACTTTCAACAGGAATTACAGCAAGTGTAAACGCGGATACTCAACATACAGTTCAAAAAGGTGATACTTTATCAGAACTTGCATTAAACTACAACACAACAGTTGATGCATTAAAATCATTAAATAACTTATCAAGTGAGTTAATTTTAGTAGATCAAAAATTAGTAGTAGATAAAGAAGACTCTGAAGCTGTTAAATACCATGATATTCAAAAAGGTGATACTTTATTCTTAATTGGTAAACAATACGGTAAAACTGTTCAACAATTAAAAGCATTGAATGATTTAGAATCAGACTTAATTATTGCAGGTGAGAAATTAATCGTTGATAAAAAAGAATCAGCGAATAGTGTTGTTCAAAAACCAGTACAACAAAAAGTACATCAACCAGCAGCACCTCAAGTTGCAAAACCAGCAGCTCAAAAAGAAATCAAAGCTGAAAAAGTAGAAGAAAAACAAGAAATCAAGCAACAAGCACAAAACAATGCACAAGCAGCAGAAAAAGCTGAGCAACAAAAGCAACAAGCTGAACGTGTAGCAGCTCAAAAAGCGGCAGAACAAAAAGCGGCAGAACAAAAAGCGGCAGAACAAAAAGCGGCAGAACAAAAAGCGACGGCTGAGCGTCAAGCACAAGCAGAGGCTCGTCAAGCACAACAAGAAAAAATTGCAGCGCAAAAAGCTGCGGAACAAAAAGCAGCAGAAAAACGTGCTCAAGCACAAAAAGCACAACAACAACGTGCTAAAGCACAACAAGTATCTAACGGACGTACAATCCGTGTATCAGCAACACACTATACTGCAGGATGTGCTGGATGTTCAGGAATTACTGCAACAGGCATTGACGTACGTAACTCAATCTATGCAGGTGGTAAGCGTGTCATTGCAGTAGATCCACGTGTCATTCCATTAGGTTCAACAGTTCAAGTGACTACACCATACGGTTCATTCACAGCGATCGCTGGTGATACTGGTGGAGCAATCAAAGGAAATATCATTGATATTTTAGTTGGATCAAAAGGTGAAGCTTACTCTAAAGGACGTACTTCTGCTACAGTAACAATCTTAAACTAA
- a CDS encoding LysM peptidoglycan-binding and 3D domain-containing protein, producing MKKIVTVGAVAAFATGLAYNSADASEQTNHTVKTGDTLFAIAQKYNTSVSELKSLNNISSHLIYPNQVIKVSAGEEEVSTQVASKSEAKESNQSGNVSASTYKIQSGDTLYKIAQKYNTSVSALKSLNNLSSDLIIAGHTLKVSGEATPSKVENTTVKTEVKKEDITQNTTNVTTHKVRSGDTLGKIAKQYNTSVAKLQSLNNLSSYMIYAGTTLKVDGEVSKVQAAPKRQVEAKPEPKKAAPQQTQVAKPQAKKAPVTSQSTGRTIRVEATHYTAFCAGCIGITAAGYDVRNTIYAKGLRVVAVDPRVIPLGSKVRVSTPYGSFDAIAGDTGGAIKGNRIDILVGSRGEALNLGRVGATVTVLR from the coding sequence ATGAAAAAAATCGTAACTGTTGGAGCTGTCGCTGCATTCGCCACTGGGTTAGCATATAATAGTGCTGATGCATCAGAACAAACGAACCATACTGTAAAAACTGGAGATACTTTATTTGCTATCGCACAAAAATATAATACTTCAGTGAGTGAATTGAAATCATTGAACAATATTTCAAGCCATTTAATTTATCCAAACCAGGTGATTAAAGTATCAGCTGGAGAAGAGGAAGTATCAACTCAAGTTGCATCGAAATCAGAAGCTAAAGAATCAAATCAATCAGGCAATGTATCAGCTTCAACATACAAAATACAATCTGGAGACACTTTATATAAAATTGCACAGAAATATAATACTTCTGTATCGGCATTAAAATCATTGAACAATTTATCAAGCGATTTAATTATTGCGGGTCATACATTAAAGGTTTCAGGAGAAGCGACTCCGTCAAAAGTAGAGAATACAACAGTAAAAACAGAAGTGAAAAAAGAAGATATTACACAAAACACTACAAATGTTACTACACATAAGGTGCGCTCTGGAGATACATTAGGTAAAATTGCAAAGCAATACAATACATCAGTTGCAAAATTACAATCATTAAATAATTTATCTTCATATATGATTTATGCTGGAACGACATTAAAAGTAGATGGTGAAGTATCTAAAGTTCAAGCAGCACCGAAGCGTCAAGTTGAAGCAAAACCAGAACCTAAGAAAGCAGCACCACAACAAACGCAAGTTGCTAAGCCTCAAGCTAAGAAAGCACCTGTTACAAGTCAATCTACAGGACGCACTATTCGCGTTGAAGCCACTCACTACACAGCATTCTGTGCTGGATGTATCGGAATTACTGCAGCTGGATACGATGTTCGTAATACAATCTATGCGAAAGGTTTACGTGTTGTTGCTGTAGACCCACGTGTTATTCCATTAGGATCAAAAGTGAGAGTGTCAACACCATATGGTTCATTTGACGCAATCGCTGGTGATACAGGTGGAGCAATTAAAGGAAACAGAATTGATATTTTAGTTGGTTCTCGTGGAGAAGCATTAAACTTAGGACGTGTTGGCGCGACGGTTACTGTATTAAGATAA
- a CDS encoding single-stranded DNA-binding protein, protein MINRIVLIGRVASDYRSYKFDNGGNVISFIVAVNRPFKNKSTDERESDFFIVKAYNKTADIITTYCSKGEQIGIAGSLRSRKYKGDDNIERYINEVIIETVQLIEPKKTNQDVKNMMDDIQSAEDLFGKNNDSSIENVQNSINIIKNHQKSQQRSNVKTHDEDKEYTNHSQSTNNHINNEEIGDDKNKEAVLS, encoded by the coding sequence ATGATAAATCGCATTGTCTTAATTGGAAGAGTTGCAAGTGACTATCGATCATACAAATTTGATAATGGTGGTAATGTTATATCATTTATTGTTGCAGTGAATAGACCATTTAAAAACAAATCAACAGATGAAAGAGAAAGCGACTTCTTTATCGTAAAGGCATATAATAAAACGGCAGATATAATTACAACTTATTGTTCTAAAGGAGAACAAATTGGTATTGCAGGGTCACTTCGATCACGTAAATACAAAGGCGATGACAATATAGAACGATATATTAATGAAGTGATTATAGAGACAGTTCAATTAATTGAACCTAAAAAGACAAATCAAGATGTGAAAAATATGATGGATGATATACAATCAGCAGAAGATCTATTTGGTAAGAATAATGATTCTAGCATTGAAAATGTTCAAAACAGTATCAATATAATTAAAAATCATCAAAAATCCCAACAAAGATCTAATGTAAAAACACATGATGAAGATAAAGAATATACGAATCACTCTCAATCAACTAATAATCATATAAATAATGAAGAAATAGGTGATGATAAAAATAAAGAAGCTGTATTAAGCTAA
- a CDS encoding YwpF family protein: MRAFNVIRFQIVDEQRINEFLVREGIIIDKSPTTEGWLLEICIELDHQEYFQSLYEQGEQIDIRVMITRPTNDPALFSAKIVDFLELDDELSVIMDCKIHTQRQTYAEQLLKQLIEEGHTGEDLTKTFDRHMQSKPKLKEEHINSEEIE; encoded by the coding sequence ATGCGTGCTTTTAATGTCATACGTTTTCAAATTGTGGACGAACAACGAATTAATGAATTCCTAGTAAGAGAAGGTATCATTATTGATAAATCTCCGACGACTGAAGGTTGGCTTTTAGAAATTTGCATCGAACTTGATCATCAAGAATATTTCCAATCATTATATGAGCAAGGTGAACAGATTGATATTCGTGTAATGATTACGAGGCCAACCAATGACCCCGCTTTATTTAGTGCGAAAATTGTAGATTTTCTCGAACTGGACGATGAGCTTTCTGTCATTATGGATTGCAAAATCCATACTCAACGTCAAACTTATGCAGAACAATTATTGAAGCAATTAATAGAAGAAGGTCATACGGGCGAGGATTTGACAAAGACATTCGATCGTCATATGCAATCTAAGCCAAAGTTAAAAGAAGAACATATCAATTCAGAAGAAATCGAATAA
- the fabZ gene encoding 3-hydroxyacyl-ACP dehydratase FabZ: protein MLSFDEIKEIIPHRYPFLLIDKVVHVDENKEAFAVKQVTGNEPFFQGHFPNYAVMPGVLIVEALAQTGAVALLSNEENRGKLAMFTGIDKCKFKRQVKPGDTLKLHVELTKVRLPIGKGKAVATVNDEIACTCEISFALVDVDES, encoded by the coding sequence ATGTTATCATTTGATGAAATTAAGGAGATTATCCCACATCGCTATCCATTCTTATTGATTGATAAAGTAGTACATGTAGATGAGAATAAAGAGGCTTTTGCTGTGAAGCAAGTTACAGGGAATGAACCTTTTTTTCAAGGTCATTTTCCTAATTATGCAGTGATGCCAGGGGTTTTAATTGTTGAAGCATTAGCTCAAACAGGTGCTGTGGCTTTATTATCTAATGAAGAGAATAGAGGAAAGCTTGCGATGTTTACTGGAATCGATAAGTGTAAATTTAAACGTCAAGTTAAGCCTGGTGATACATTAAAGCTACATGTTGAACTGACAAAAGTTCGTTTACCGATTGGAAAAGGGAAAGCTGTTGCAACGGTAAACGATGAAATTGCTTGTACATGTGAGATTTCATTTGCATTAGTGGATGTAGATGAATCGTAA
- a CDS encoding DNA-directed RNA polymerase subunit beta yields the protein MNTDKVVLRKFPLFARILIVLYLAILLFIVGLMIGFGILGNPMDVFDLDTWKHIVELTKEG from the coding sequence ATGAATACTGACAAAGTGGTATTGCGTAAATTTCCATTATTCGCAAGAATTCTTATCGTGTTATATTTGGCGATATTGTTATTTATCGTCGGACTGATGATTGGGTTTGGAATTTTAGGAAATCCGATGGATGTTTTTGATTTAGATACGTGGAAGCATATTGTTGAATTAACAAAAGAAGGGTGA